In the Malaya genurostris strain Urasoe2022 chromosome 1, Malgen_1.1, whole genome shotgun sequence genome, one interval contains:
- the LOC131425850 gene encoding calcium/calmodulin-dependent protein kinase type II alpha chain has protein sequence MAAQPACTRFSDNYEIKEELGKGAFSIVKRCVQKSTGFEFAAKIINTKKLTSRDFQKLEREARICRKLQHPNIVRLHDSIQEENYHYLVFDLVTGGELFEDIVAREFYSEADASHCIQQILESVNHCHQNGVVHRDLKPENLLLASKAKGAAVKLADFGLAIEVQGDQQAWFGFAGTPGYLSPEVLKKEPYGKAVDIWACGVILYILLVGYPPFWDEDQHRLYVQIKAGTYDYPSPEWDTVTPEAKNLINQMLTVNPYKRITAAEALKHPWICQRERVASVVHRQETVDCLKKFNARRKLKGAILTTMLATRNFSSKSMIAKKGEGSQVKESTDSSSTTVEDDDCKARRQEIIKITEQLIEAINNGDFETYTKICDPHLTSFEPEALGNLIEGMDFHKFNFENVLGKNNKAINTTILNPHVHIFGEDTACIAYVRLTQYVDKQGHPHTVQTEETRVWHKKDNKWQNVHFHGSRNGSFSNTATQYDFVNHK, from the coding sequence ATGGCTGCTCAGCCAGCTTGTACCCGGTTTTCGGATAACTACGAAATAAAGGAGGAGCTCGGAAAGGGTGCATTCTCGATCGTGAAGCGATGTGTGCAGAAATCGACTGGATTCGAGTTTGCCGCTAAAATTATCAATACAAAAAAGCTTACCTCGAGAGATTTTCAGAAGTTGGAACGGGAGGCCCGGATATGCCGCAAATTGCAGCATCCGAACATTGTTAGATTACACGACAGTATTCAGGAGGAGAACTACCACTACTTAGTGTTCGATTTGGTCACAGGGGGAGAACTGTTCGAAGATATTGTAGCCCGAGAGTTCTATTCAGAAGCGGATGCATCGCACTGTATACAGCAGATTCTGGAATCCGTCAACCACTGCCACCAAAATGGAGTCGTGCATCGAGATCTGAAGCCTGAAAATCTGCTGTTAGCTAGTAAGGCTAAGGGGGCAGCGGTGAAACTGGCGGACTTTGGTCTGGCGATTGAGGTTCAGGGTGATCAACAGGCGTGGTTCGGTTTTGCCGGTACGCCTGGTTACCTGTCACCGGAGGTATTGAAGAAGGAACCGTACGGCAAAGCCGTCGACATTTGGGCATGCGGTGTTATCCTATACATTCTACTAGTCGGTTATCCGCCATTCTGGGACGAAGATCAACATCGGCTGTATGTGCAGATTAAGGCGGGCACATACGATTACCCGTCACCCGAGTGGGACACGGTCACACCGGAAGCGAAAAACCTAATCAACCAAATGTTAACAGTTAACCcctacaaacgaatcaccgcgGCTGAAGCGCTGAAACATCCTTGGATCTGCCAACGAGAACGTGTGGCATCTGTGGTACATCGACAAGAGACTGTGGACTGCTTGAAGAAGTTCAACGCCCGGCGCAAACTCAAAGGTGCTATACTAACCACGATGCTTGCCACCAGAAATTTCTCCAGCAAGAGTATGATTGCCAAAAAGGGCGAAGGTTCGCAGGTGAAGGAATCCACCGATTCATCCAGCACTACTGTCGAAGATGATGACTGCAAGGCACGTCGGCAGGAAATCATCAAGATCACAGAGCAGTTAATCGAGGCTATCAACAATGGCGATTTCGAGACATACACCAAAATCTGCGATCCGCATTTGACCTCATTCGAGCCGGAAGCTTTGGGCAACCTAATCGAGGGTATGGACTTTCACAAGTTTAACTTCGAAAATGTGCTGGGAAAGAACAACAAGGCCATCAATACGACCATCCTGAATCCGCATGTGCACATTTTCGGCGAGGACACGGCGTGTATCGCGTACGTACGGTTAACGCAGTACGTCGACAAGCAAGGTCACCCGCATACAGTGCAAACCGAGGAAACTCGGGTATGGCACAAGAAGGACAACAAGTGGCAGAATGTGCATTTTCATGGCAGCCGCAATGGTAGTTTCAGCAACACCGCAACGCAGTACGATTTTGTAAACCATAAGTAA